In Pseudobacter ginsenosidimutans, the following are encoded in one genomic region:
- a CDS encoding adenylosuccinate synthase, with the protein MVDVLLGLQWGDEGKGKIVDYFAPQYDIIARFQGGPNAGHTLYVNDKKVVLHQIPSGIFHANTLNLIGNGVVLDPVIFKKECDTVAQFGVDFRKNLYISERTHLILPTHRALDKASELSKGNDKIGSTLKGIGPAYMDKTGRNGLRVGDLLDKSFTTQYIKLRLKHEKMLNSLNFHEDITAWEEEFFEAIEFLKTFKIVNGEYFINQKLREGKTVLAEGAQGSMLDVDFGTFPFVTSSNTISAGVCTGLGVAPQKIRDVIGVTKAYCTRVGSGPFPTELHDATGEELRRIGNEFGATTGRPRRCGWIDLVALDFACMVNGVTKLVMTKADVLDAFDELKVCTSYKINDKSVKAVPFQMTRVAIEPEYKSFKGWKTDITALQSAAALPVVMKDYVTFINDYLGVKVAWISNGPGRDQLIEI; encoded by the coding sequence ATGGTTGATGTATTATTAGGCCTTCAATGGGGTGATGAAGGAAAAGGAAAGATCGTAGATTATTTCGCTCCTCAGTATGATATCATTGCACGTTTTCAGGGTGGGCCAAATGCAGGGCACACGCTGTATGTGAACGATAAAAAAGTAGTACTGCACCAGATCCCTTCCGGCATCTTCCATGCAAATACCCTCAACCTCATCGGTAACGGCGTTGTGCTGGATCCCGTGATCTTCAAAAAAGAATGCGATACTGTTGCTCAATTTGGGGTTGACTTCCGCAAAAATCTTTACATCTCCGAAAGGACCCACCTCATCCTCCCTACGCACAGGGCGCTGGATAAAGCCTCTGAGCTGTCTAAAGGCAACGACAAGATCGGATCTACCCTCAAGGGGATCGGACCTGCCTATATGGACAAAACAGGCCGTAACGGTCTCCGCGTAGGCGACCTGCTGGATAAATCCTTCACTACTCAATATATCAAGCTCCGTTTGAAGCATGAGAAAATGCTCAACAGCCTGAATTTCCATGAAGACATCACCGCCTGGGAAGAAGAATTTTTCGAGGCCATCGAATTCCTGAAGACCTTCAAGATCGTGAATGGTGAATACTTCATCAATCAAAAGCTGAGAGAAGGTAAGACCGTTCTGGCTGAAGGAGCTCAGGGCAGCATGCTGGATGTGGACTTTGGCACCTTCCCCTTCGTTACTTCTTCCAACACCATCTCCGCCGGCGTTTGTACCGGTCTGGGCGTGGCTCCTCAAAAGATCAGAGACGTGATTGGAGTAACCAAAGCGTATTGCACACGCGTGGGTAGCGGTCCTTTCCCTACTGAGTTGCACGATGCCACGGGAGAAGAACTCCGCCGTATTGGCAACGAATTCGGCGCAACTACCGGCCGTCCCCGCCGTTGTGGCTGGATAGATCTGGTAGCGCTCGATTTTGCCTGCATGGTGAATGGCGTTACCAAGCTGGTGATGACCAAGGCTGATGTACTTGATGCTTTTGATGAATTGAAAGTATGTACTTCCTATAAGATCAACGATAAATCGGTAAAAGCCGTTCCTTTCCAAATGACCCGCGTGGCTATCGAGCCTGAATACAAGTCGTTCAAGGGATGGAAAACCGATATCACTGCACTGCAATCTGCTGCCGCCTTGCCGGTAGTGATGAAAGACTATGTGACTTTTATCAATGACTATCTTGGAGTTAAAGTTGCCTGGATCTCAAATGGTCCCGGCCGCGATCAATTGATAGAAATTTAG
- a CDS encoding RagB/SusD family nutrient uptake outer membrane protein, whose amino-acid sequence MKKSFIIYLAAGMLATGLFSSCKKEIGSLNGPEIEDLTTNPTRFQLNNVVIGTESGIRTALDFYLDAVGVVGREMYRFASSEPRYVQSLMGKDGQGLDNNAFYLTNPWNARYRGVKACNILIEGATNSTSITNEQRKGYLGFAKTIKAYQLLLNLNLTYSNGIRVDVADPDNPGPFLNYDESLKAIWDMLNEAVTDFTGSVIEYTLSEGFFYGTSSPAKPTVAQMIQFNRAIAARVALYRKDWPGALTALNGTFFDLNGDLKKGYYHVFSTRPSDQTNLAFFRQNATGEVRVAHPSYAADILPGDDRLAKAPLRTNPASADQPALVSNRDVFVYTSNLAPIPIIRNEEMILIYAEAKIRSTSYPDAIVALNRIRLAHNLPVYTGLANENALITDLLYQRRYSLFFEGHRWVDVRRNDRLASLPNARVGDTIFDKFPIPLTEGQ is encoded by the coding sequence ATGAAAAAATCATTCATCATATATCTCGCTGCAGGAATGTTGGCAACAGGTTTGTTTTCGTCCTGCAAAAAAGAGATCGGCAGTTTGAACGGCCCGGAAATAGAGGACCTCACAACCAATCCTACCAGGTTCCAGTTGAACAACGTGGTGATCGGAACAGAATCAGGAATCCGTACAGCACTTGACTTCTACCTGGATGCAGTAGGAGTGGTGGGCCGCGAAATGTATCGCTTTGCTTCATCAGAACCCCGTTACGTGCAAAGCCTGATGGGTAAGGACGGACAGGGCCTCGACAATAATGCTTTCTATCTTACCAATCCCTGGAATGCCCGCTATCGTGGGGTGAAGGCCTGCAATATTTTGATTGAAGGCGCCACCAATTCAACCAGCATCACTAATGAGCAAAGGAAGGGATACCTGGGCTTTGCCAAAACCATCAAGGCTTACCAGTTGCTGCTGAATCTCAACCTCACTTACAGCAATGGCATCAGAGTGGATGTAGCGGATCCGGATAATCCGGGACCGTTCCTGAATTACGATGAATCGCTGAAAGCTATCTGGGACATGCTCAATGAAGCGGTTACTGATTTCACCGGATCAGTGATAGAGTATACTTTGTCTGAAGGATTCTTTTACGGCACTTCATCTCCGGCAAAGCCCACTGTTGCACAGATGATCCAGTTCAATAGGGCCATAGCCGCCCGGGTAGCATTGTACAGGAAAGATTGGCCCGGTGCTTTGACTGCACTCAATGGAACATTCTTTGATCTCAATGGTGATTTGAAAAAAGGATATTACCATGTGTTCTCCACACGCCCGAGTGATCAGACCAACCTGGCTTTTTTCCGTCAGAATGCCACCGGCGAAGTGAGGGTAGCGCATCCGTCTTATGCTGCCGATATTCTTCCGGGTGATGACCGGCTTGCGAAAGCTCCTTTGAGGACCAATCCTGCATCTGCAGACCAGCCGGCTCTGGTGAGCAATCGCGATGTATTTGTGTATACTTCAAATCTGGCGCCCATTCCCATTATCCGTAATGAGGAAATGATCCTGATCTATGCGGAGGCCAAAATCCGATCCACTTCCTATCCTGATGCGATCGTGGCGCTCAACAGGATCAGGTTGGCCCATAACCTTCCCGTGTATACAGGATTGGCAAATGAGAATGCGTTGATCACGGATCTGTTATACCAGCGCCGCTACTCTCTTTTCTTTGAAGGGCACCGCTGGGTGGATGTTCGCCGGAACGACAGACTGGCTAGTCTGCCCAATGCCAGGGTCGGGGATACCATATTCGATAAATTCCCCATTCCCCTTACAGAAGGCCAATAA
- a CDS encoding RagB/SusD family nutrient uptake outer membrane protein, which yields MKKSFIINLSAGLMLTGVLASCNKEIGSLNGSSVDDVSANPSRLELNNMVVGSEAGMRTQIGLYLDAVGVLGREVYRFSGAEPRYTTELLGKNDLTLTNNVFYLSNPWNARYRVVKNCNIIIAGATRSTLITDKQEKGYTGFAKTIKAYQLLLNLNYTETNGIRVDVADPDKLGPFLSYDQSLTEIAKLLDEGKTEIAEGEALYVLSGGFDNKGGGMLKFNRAIAARVAAYRKDWPGVLSALSESFFNLDGDFADGFYHVFSTGPNDQTNPSYFRPNNTGEARLTHPSFITDLTAYSAADDRKNKARLRTAAESSDDLTGTHDLALFASNTSPMAIIRQEELILLYAEAKANLDEITDAKTAIDKIRTKHGGVAYAGDDTKEALITENLLQRRFSLLYEGHRWIDLRRYGRLAELPLDRTNDTVFERMPKPLTEAQ from the coding sequence ATGAAAAAATCATTCATCATAAATCTTTCTGCCGGATTGATGCTGACAGGCGTTCTTGCTTCCTGTAACAAGGAGATTGGAAGCCTGAACGGATCCAGTGTGGACGATGTGTCTGCAAATCCGTCGCGTCTTGAATTGAACAATATGGTAGTCGGCTCGGAAGCCGGCATGAGAACACAGATAGGATTGTACCTCGATGCTGTTGGGGTTTTAGGACGTGAAGTGTATCGTTTCTCTGGCGCTGAACCGAGATATACTACAGAGCTGCTGGGTAAGAATGACCTAACGCTTACCAACAACGTTTTCTACCTGAGCAATCCCTGGAATGCGCGATACAGGGTAGTGAAGAATTGCAATATCATTATCGCAGGCGCTACCAGGTCTACACTCATCACAGACAAACAGGAGAAAGGGTATACCGGTTTTGCAAAGACCATCAAAGCCTATCAACTGTTGCTGAACCTGAATTATACTGAAACAAATGGTATCAGGGTGGATGTTGCTGATCCTGACAAGCTCGGGCCATTCCTGTCTTATGATCAATCACTCACTGAAATTGCCAAACTGCTGGATGAAGGGAAAACGGAGATCGCGGAAGGAGAAGCGTTGTATGTGTTGTCTGGCGGCTTCGATAACAAAGGTGGTGGCATGCTCAAATTCAACCGTGCCATTGCTGCGCGTGTAGCGGCTTACAGGAAAGACTGGCCCGGAGTGCTGTCTGCCCTCAGCGAATCATTCTTCAATCTGGATGGCGATTTCGCGGATGGATTCTATCATGTGTTCTCAACTGGTCCGAATGACCAGACGAATCCATCTTATTTCCGTCCCAACAACACTGGTGAAGCCAGGCTCACTCATCCTTCCTTTATCACTGATCTTACTGCTTACAGTGCAGCAGATGACAGGAAAAACAAAGCGAGGCTCCGCACTGCTGCGGAATCTTCCGATGATTTGACGGGCACACACGATCTCGCGTTGTTTGCTTCCAATACCTCACCAATGGCGATCATCCGTCAGGAAGAGCTGATCCTGTTGTATGCAGAAGCAAAAGCAAACCTGGATGAGATCACAGATGCGAAAACAGCCATCGATAAGATCCGCACCAAACATGGGGGTGTAGCTTATGCAGGTGATGATACAAAAGAAGCGCTCATCACTGAAAATCTTTTACAAAGAAGATTCTCGCTGCTGTATGAAGGACATCGCTGGATAGATCTGCGTCGTTACGGAAGATTGGCGGAATTGCCGCTGGATCGTACCAACGATACTGTTTTCGAAAGGATGCCAAAGCCACTTACGGAAGCTCAATAA
- a CDS encoding SusC/RagA family TonB-linked outer membrane protein, which yields MRHLLKHAVLVIICMALPTLLLAQVSVTGTVTDASNNPLPGVSVRVKNSNIGTSTDVSGRFSITVPSKGATLEISSVGFKTRSIQVSENAAPLSIKMEEDAGRLDEVVVTGLATSVKRRNLANAIATVSSKDLVGTAPAQTFDAALNGKVPGALINANSGAPGGGISVKLRGVTSIFGNTQPLFVVDGVFIDNTATPAGLNSVTAAARGGNASNQDNPSGRVADLRSEDIENIEILKGASAAAIYGSKAAAGVVIITTKRGKSGKTKLTLSQDLGFVKVRKLLGQRSWTEERAAELGAVALADFQEAKAAGRMYDYEKEMFGETGLTRNTGLSLVGGNERTSFFLSGGMKNEDGIVKGTGYEYKSLRVNVDHRITDNIKVGVSSTYINSEADRGLTNNDNNSVSYGVALSATPNFTELHKNELGYPDNKYTASNPIQTRDLANNSEKVSRFITGVTLDAILQKSDVSTTRFIGRGGFDNYTLKTSAYFPNELQFMQTAEGTSVQGYAKSLNYNVILSLVNNFSPSDKFNLTSSAGVTQENGDFDNILNVASKMIAGQPNVDQAGALSPTQLRNQFQDNGIFLQEEATLIDAITLTGGVRLDRSSNNGDASKFYFYPKAGLSVNLTRMDFWKSPLFDNLKLRVAYGQAGNFPAFGSRFELMSIFNIGGNVGLYPALTRGSKDIAPERTSELEAGFDASILGGRVNLEFTVYEKRITDFLLQRAPAGSSGFSQQFVNAGNLRNRGMEVSLNTTPVSNRDVRWNSIVNFWFNRSRVTKLNVDPVVLGVFGTSLGSFKIEEGRPATQIVGAAGSPDNVIPIGDAEPNFQMNFLNEITFLKNFSLRFLLHWKNGGDNINLSQLLTDLSLTSPDYDDDGGTKGPNRVGRFGDTYADVYTQSASYLRLREVGLFYNFSKMPTSVIKGLRIGVSANNFLTITNYDGYDPEVSNFGTGFSTNVDVMPFPASKRATFHLTIDF from the coding sequence ATGAGACATCTGCTCAAACACGCAGTGCTTGTCATAATTTGTATGGCACTGCCAACGCTGCTACTGGCTCAGGTCAGCGTTACAGGTACAGTAACCGACGCCAGCAATAATCCGTTGCCGGGCGTATCTGTAAGGGTGAAGAATTCAAACATCGGAACTTCCACCGATGTATCGGGAAGATTCTCCATCACTGTTCCTTCCAAAGGAGCCACACTTGAAATTTCTTCTGTAGGTTTTAAAACACGATCCATCCAGGTGTCAGAGAATGCTGCTCCGCTCTCCATCAAAATGGAAGAGGATGCTGGCAGGCTGGATGAAGTAGTGGTCACCGGTCTGGCCACCAGTGTAAAAAGAAGGAACCTTGCCAATGCCATCGCTACTGTGTCCAGCAAAGATCTTGTTGGTACTGCGCCTGCGCAGACATTCGATGCAGCGCTGAATGGTAAAGTGCCCGGCGCGCTTATCAATGCCAACTCCGGCGCACCCGGTGGCGGCATCTCCGTGAAACTGCGCGGCGTTACTTCCATCTTCGGCAACACACAGCCACTCTTTGTGGTGGATGGCGTATTCATCGATAACACTGCTACTCCCGCTGGACTTAACTCCGTTACAGCTGCAGCAAGAGGTGGTAATGCATCCAACCAGGATAATCCTTCCGGTCGTGTTGCTGACCTCCGTTCAGAAGATATCGAGAATATCGAGATACTGAAAGGCGCTTCTGCTGCCGCCATCTATGGGTCGAAAGCTGCTGCCGGTGTGGTGATCATCACCACCAAACGCGGTAAATCAGGAAAAACGAAACTCACGCTTTCACAGGATCTCGGTTTTGTGAAAGTGCGCAAATTACTTGGACAGAGGTCCTGGACGGAAGAACGTGCAGCAGAGCTCGGTGCAGTTGCGCTTGCAGATTTCCAGGAAGCGAAAGCAGCAGGCAGAATGTACGATTATGAAAAAGAGATGTTCGGCGAAACAGGCCTCACGCGCAATACAGGTCTCAGCCTCGTGGGCGGAAACGAAAGGACCAGCTTCTTCCTCTCAGGAGGAATGAAGAATGAAGATGGAATTGTAAAAGGAACAGGTTATGAATACAAAAGCTTACGGGTGAACGTGGACCATCGCATTACTGACAATATCAAAGTGGGTGTGTCCAGTACCTATATCAACTCCGAAGCGGATCGCGGATTGACGAACAACGATAACAACTCAGTGTCCTACGGCGTTGCTCTTTCCGCTACTCCCAATTTTACAGAGCTGCATAAAAATGAACTGGGATATCCCGATAACAAATACACGGCGTCCAATCCCATACAAACAAGAGACCTGGCCAATAACTCTGAAAAAGTGAGCCGCTTCATCACGGGTGTAACCCTGGATGCGATCCTGCAAAAATCAGATGTGTCAACCACCCGATTCATCGGCAGAGGCGGTTTCGATAATTATACTTTGAAGACCAGCGCTTATTTTCCCAATGAGCTGCAGTTCATGCAGACAGCAGAAGGTACATCGGTTCAGGGTTATGCAAAAAGCCTGAACTATAATGTGATCCTTTCGCTGGTAAATAATTTCTCTCCGTCAGACAAATTCAATCTCACATCTTCTGCCGGTGTTACTCAGGAGAATGGTGATTTCGATAATATCCTCAATGTGGCAAGCAAGATGATTGCAGGCCAGCCGAACGTAGACCAGGCCGGCGCCTTGTCGCCAACACAATTGAGGAACCAATTCCAGGACAATGGCATCTTCCTCCAGGAAGAAGCTACACTCATAGATGCCATCACACTCACCGGCGGTGTACGCCTGGACCGCTCTTCGAATAACGGAGACGCCAGCAAATTCTATTTCTATCCCAAAGCAGGTTTGAGTGTGAACCTCACCAGGATGGACTTCTGGAAAAGTCCTTTGTTCGATAACCTGAAACTGCGCGTTGCTTACGGACAGGCAGGTAACTTCCCTGCTTTCGGAAGCCGCTTTGAATTGATGAGCATCTTCAATATTGGTGGTAATGTGGGACTGTATCCGGCTCTTACGCGTGGATCGAAAGACATTGCACCTGAAAGGACTTCCGAACTGGAAGCAGGTTTTGATGCAAGTATCCTGGGTGGAAGAGTGAACCTGGAGTTCACGGTTTATGAAAAACGGATCACGGATTTCCTGCTGCAGCGTGCGCCTGCCGGTTCTTCAGGCTTCTCACAGCAATTCGTGAATGCCGGCAATCTCCGCAACAGGGGAATGGAAGTGAGCCTGAATACCACGCCGGTTTCCAACAGGGATGTACGCTGGAATTCCATCGTGAATTTCTGGTTCAACAGATCCAGGGTTACCAAACTGAATGTAGATCCTGTTGTGCTGGGCGTGTTCGGTACCAGTCTTGGTTCTTTCAAGATCGAAGAAGGCAGGCCGGCAACACAGATAGTTGGCGCAGCAGGTTCCCCTGATAATGTGATACCTATCGGTGATGCAGAGCCGAATTTCCAAATGAACTTCCTCAATGAAATCACTTTCCTGAAGAACTTCTCTTTACGTTTCCTCCTGCACTGGAAGAATGGCGGCGATAATATCAATCTGAGCCAGCTCCTGACTGACCTCAGCCTGACCTCACCGGATTATGATGATGATGGTGGCACCAAAGGCCCCAACCGTGTTGGACGTTTCGGCGACACATATGCTGATGTGTACACGCAATCTGCGTCCTACCTGCGTTTGAGGGAAGTGGGACTCTTTTACAATTTTAGTAAGATGCCCACATCCGTGATCAAGGGATTGCGCATTGGTGTATCCGCCAACAATTTCCTGACCATTACCAATTACGATGGTTATGATCCTGAAGTATCCAACTTCGGTACAGGATTTTCCACCAATGTGGATGTAATGCCTTTCCCCGCATCCAAACGCGCCACTTTCCATCTCACCATCGATTTCTAA
- the gatA gene encoding Asp-tRNA(Asn)/Glu-tRNA(Gln) amidotransferase subunit GatA: MFTYTSIQQYHTDLLNGSVTCTEAVQHFLLAIASRRHLNAYTQVFSEEALEKAAALDQSRKEGKPMGRLHGVVISIKDVISYRQHAVSAGSKILQNFNAVYSATAVERLLAEDAIIIGVTNCDEFAMGSTNENSAYGKVLNALDETRVPGGSSGGSAVAVQAGLCMASLGSDTGGSVRQPADFCGVVGLKPSYGRVSRYGLIAYASSFDQIGIFGQNVPDVAAVLEVIAGADDFDSTATSEAIPSAASVTDETALKPLRIAYFREALESPALDPEIRENILSLIEKLKADGHTVSPVDFEYLDYIVPAYYVLTTAEASSNLSRFDGVKYGFRANVDKKQDLIEFYKASRSDGFGWEVKRRIMLGTFVLSAGYYDAYFTKAQQVRQLLVNKTNLVFNQFDALILPTAPSTAFRIGEKMEDPIAMYLADIFTVFSNLTGIPGISIPLFWHSNGMPYGLQIMTNRFCELSLLQLSHQWMQRYRFAG, encoded by the coding sequence TTGTTTACGTATACTTCGATACAACAATATCATACTGATCTGCTGAATGGTTCTGTCACCTGTACAGAAGCCGTTCAGCATTTTTTATTGGCAATAGCATCACGTCGTCACCTCAATGCCTATACGCAGGTTTTCAGCGAAGAGGCGCTGGAGAAAGCTGCTGCGCTTGACCAATCCCGTAAGGAAGGCAAGCCGATGGGCAGATTGCATGGCGTGGTGATCTCCATCAAAGATGTGATCAGTTACAGGCAGCATGCGGTATCCGCAGGTTCTAAGATCCTGCAAAATTTCAATGCCGTTTACAGCGCCACTGCGGTGGAACGCCTTCTGGCAGAAGACGCCATTATTATTGGTGTTACCAACTGCGATGAATTTGCCATGGGCTCTACCAATGAGAATTCGGCCTATGGGAAAGTGCTGAACGCACTGGATGAGACCCGCGTTCCCGGTGGATCTTCGGGCGGCTCCGCCGTTGCTGTACAGGCAGGGCTCTGTATGGCCAGCCTCGGAAGCGATACCGGTGGCTCGGTAAGACAACCAGCAGATTTTTGCGGAGTGGTTGGACTGAAACCTTCCTACGGGCGGGTGAGCCGCTATGGACTGATCGCTTATGCGAGCAGTTTCGATCAGATCGGCATCTTCGGCCAGAACGTGCCCGATGTGGCCGCTGTTCTCGAAGTGATTGCCGGAGCCGACGACTTCGATTCTACAGCTACATCAGAAGCCATTCCTTCTGCTGCTTCGGTAACAGACGAAACAGCTCTCAAACCATTGCGGATCGCGTATTTCAGAGAAGCCCTGGAAAGCCCGGCCCTCGATCCCGAGATCAGAGAGAATATCCTCAGCCTTATAGAGAAACTCAAGGCAGACGGCCATACCGTGAGCCCTGTTGACTTCGAGTATCTCGACTATATCGTTCCCGCCTACTATGTACTCACTACTGCCGAGGCAAGCTCCAATCTGAGCCGCTTTGATGGGGTGAAGTACGGTTTCAGGGCCAATGTGGATAAAAAACAAGATTTAATCGAATTTTATAAAGCCAGTCGCTCTGACGGTTTTGGCTGGGAAGTGAAGCGTAGAATCATGCTGGGAACCTTCGTTCTCAGTGCGGGATACTACGATGCATACTTTACGAAGGCCCAGCAGGTACGTCAACTATTGGTCAACAAAACAAATCTGGTATTCAACCAGTTCGACGCCCTCATACTCCCCACGGCTCCATCCACCGCTTTCAGAATCGGTGAGAAAATGGAAGACCCCATCGCCATGTACCTGGCTGACATTTTTACAGTTTTTTCCAACCTGACCGGTATTCCCGGTATTTCAATCCCGCTTTTTTGGCACAGTAATGGCATGCCCTATGGGTTGCAGATTATGACAAACCGATTCTGCGAGTTATCTTTGCTCCAGTTATCCCATCAGTGGATGCAGCGGTACAGATTCGCCGGTTAA
- a CDS encoding Sec-independent protein translocase subunit TatA/TatB, whose product MLLNANLLLISMPGGTEWILIILAVLILFGGRKIPEFMRGIGKGIREFNDAKNNVKKEIEEGMNEKDKKATSAQ is encoded by the coding sequence ATGTTATTAAATGCCAATTTGTTGCTGATTTCAATGCCGGGGGGTACTGAGTGGATCCTGATCATTTTAGCGGTGTTGATCCTGTTTGGCGGTCGTAAAATTCCTGAGTTCATGCGCGGTATCGGTAAGGGTATCCGTGAGTTCAACGATGCCAAGAACAACGTGAAGAAAGAGATCGAGGAAGGCATGAATGAAAAAGACAAGAAAGCTACCTCTGCTCAATAA
- a CDS encoding anthranilate synthase component I family protein, whose amino-acid sequence MHAEHGDWLFGHLGYDLKNELFPLTSEHPDPVGFSDMFFFVPEVVILLGKDAIHIGVHGDDHAKLWEAIVNQPFAGWVGVQSPFQTWQRFSKPEYIGIIEQLKQHILRGDCYEINFCQQFYGENVKLIPLRLYEELCAASPNPFSAYYKCIDKYLLCASPERYLRKEGDRLLSQPIKGTMARHKFDASQDEQRKEQLQKSAKDRSENVMVVDLVRNDLAMVCEEGSVQVDELFGIYSFPQVHQMISTISGTLRNDLSWVDAIKATFPMGSMTGAPKRRVMELIEKYEAVKRGIFSGAVGYITPDADFDFNVVIRSILYNETTGYVSWLAGGGITFYSDPQQEYEESLLKAKAIRQVFGEAEKESFRDVEARWNKPTEGQ is encoded by the coding sequence ATGCATGCCGAACATGGCGACTGGCTTTTCGGCCACCTGGGCTATGATCTCAAGAACGAACTATTCCCACTTACTTCAGAGCATCCCGATCCAGTAGGGTTTTCGGATATGTTCTTCTTTGTGCCCGAAGTAGTGATACTGCTTGGAAAAGATGCAATACATATTGGTGTTCACGGTGATGATCATGCGAAACTGTGGGAAGCCATCGTTAACCAACCCTTTGCAGGTTGGGTAGGGGTTCAGTCGCCCTTCCAGACCTGGCAGCGATTTTCGAAGCCGGAGTATATCGGGATCATCGAACAACTGAAGCAACATATCCTTCGCGGAGATTGCTACGAGATCAATTTTTGTCAACAGTTCTACGGTGAAAATGTGAAGCTCATTCCATTGAGGTTGTACGAAGAGCTTTGCGCTGCATCTCCCAATCCTTTTTCAGCATATTACAAATGCATTGATAAATACCTGCTCTGCGCCAGTCCTGAAAGATATCTGCGAAAGGAAGGTGATCGTTTGCTAAGTCAGCCCATCAAAGGCACCATGGCCCGTCATAAGTTTGACGCCAGCCAGGATGAACAGCGCAAAGAACAATTGCAGAAGAGTGCGAAAGACCGCTCCGAAAATGTAATGGTGGTAGACCTGGTTCGCAACGATCTGGCAATGGTTTGTGAAGAAGGTTCTGTTCAGGTGGATGAACTCTTCGGTATCTACAGTTTTCCCCAGGTACACCAGATGATCTCCACTATCAGCGGCACCCTACGAAATGATCTTAGTTGGGTGGATGCCATCAAAGCTACTTTCCCGATGGGCTCTATGACGGGCGCGCCTAAGCGCAGAGTGATGGAACTGATCGAAAAATATGAAGCAGTAAAGCGCGGCATCTTTTCAGGAGCAGTTGGCTATATCACTCCCGACGCAGACTTTGATTTCAATGTAGTGATCAGAAGTATCCTCTATAATGAAACTACGGGCTATGTCAGTTGGCTTGCCGGCGGTGGCATCACTTTCTACAGTGATCCGCAACAAGAGTATGAAGAAAGCCTGTTGAAAGCAAAAGCGATCAGGCAGGTTTTTGGAGAAGCGGAGAAAGAATCTTTCCGCGATGTGGAAGCCCGCTGGAACAAACCGACGGAAGGGCAATAA
- a CDS encoding lytic transglycosylase domain-containing protein codes for MASTTDAVKKKPRSNHFVLETSLFLPGMADSTAPKTGGFSNLFDEEAAGTTSAEVRLNPRAIKFVEDYMDKHGEDLLEMKDWGRPYFNMMDGILSRYGLPTELKYLAVIESKLKRTAVSWAGAVGPWQFMPGTARVLGLKVSKGKDERTDYYKSTTAAAKYLRDLYTEFGDWLLVIAAYNGGPGNVYSAIRKSGSRNFWDLQYYLPAESRTHVKKFIGTHYVFEGQGGITTLTKEEAKEQMGVTATYLLNRKLSADELASSKSLNVSGKYHSSCIAKHVMMDMSTFNRYNPDFDKKMASADNAYELKLPAEKMELFMTNKYVILNESVQLLLSGSSVSSQVK; via the coding sequence ATGGCTTCAACAACGGATGCCGTTAAGAAGAAGCCACGCTCCAATCACTTTGTATTGGAGACGAGCCTGTTCCTCCCCGGTATGGCTGATTCCACCGCCCCTAAAACCGGAGGTTTCAGCAATCTGTTCGATGAGGAAGCGGCAGGTACCACATCAGCCGAAGTACGACTGAACCCCAGGGCCATTAAGTTCGTGGAGGATTATATGGACAAGCATGGTGAAGACCTGCTGGAAATGAAGGATTGGGGCCGCCCCTACTTCAATATGATGGATGGCATCCTGAGCCGCTATGGCCTCCCTACGGAGCTCAAGTATCTCGCCGTAATAGAATCCAAACTCAAACGTACAGCAGTTTCCTGGGCCGGCGCCGTTGGCCCCTGGCAATTCATGCCGGGTACAGCCCGTGTGCTGGGACTGAAAGTATCCAAGGGCAAGGATGAACGTACCGACTACTACAAGAGCACCACTGCAGCCGCAAAATACCTGAGAGACCTGTACACCGAGTTCGGCGACTGGCTCCTGGTTATTGCTGCTTACAATGGCGGGCCGGGTAACGTGTATTCAGCCATCCGAAAAAGCGGTAGCCGCAATTTCTGGGATCTCCAGTATTACCTGCCTGCCGAATCCCGTACACACGTGAAGAAGTTCATCGGAACGCATTACGTATTCGAAGGTCAGGGAGGCATCACCACCCTCACCAAGGAAGAAGCCAAAGAACAAATGGGCGTAACGGCCACTTATCTGCTGAACCGTAAACTCAGCGCGGATGAACTGGCCAGCTCCAAAAGTTTAAACGTTTCCGGCAAATACCATTCTTCCTGCATCGCCAAACATGTGATGATGGATATGTCCACCTTCAACAGGTACAATCCTGATTTCGATAAAAAGATGGCGAGTGCAGACAATGCTTACGAACTCAAGTTGCCTGCCGAGAAAATGGAATTGTTTATGACCAACAAGTACGTGATCCTGAATGAATCCGTACAGTTGCTCCTGAGCGGCTCCAGTGTATCCAGCCAGGTGAAGTAA